From the Alloalcanivorax dieselolei B5 genome, one window contains:
- a CDS encoding REP-associated tyrosine transposase has protein sequence MARPLRLEFAGALYHVTSRGNRRDLIYEADEDRHAFLAVLDDVDETFNWVCHAYCLMGNHYHLLIETPDGNLSKGMRHLNGVYTQVFNRHHRRVGHVFQGRYKAILVDREEYLLELARYIVLNPVRAGLVRDALDWPWSSYRATLGYKSKLKTLHADAVLAVFGGTRRAAVRRYERFVSEGRNQPSPWGELKNQVYLGSESFVNEMQSHIERPDELTEVPAAQRRPTARSLMFYAETEGSRDEAIVRAYASGGHSMKEIGQFFGLHYSRISRIIGKANGKT, from the coding sequence ATGGCCAGACCGCTGCGCTTGGAGTTTGCAGGCGCTTTATATCATGTGACTTCGCGTGGAAACCGGCGCGATCTGATTTATGAAGCGGACGAAGATCGACACGCCTTTCTTGCTGTTCTTGATGATGTGGACGAAACCTTTAATTGGGTGTGTCACGCCTATTGTCTGATGGGAAATCACTATCACCTTCTGATTGAAACACCGGACGGTAATCTTTCGAAGGGAATGCGTCATCTTAACGGTGTTTATACGCAGGTTTTTAACCGCCATCATCGCCGTGTGGGGCATGTGTTCCAGGGGCGTTATAAGGCGATCCTGGTGGATAGGGAGGAGTATCTTCTGGAACTGGCACGTTACATCGTGCTCAACCCGGTTCGAGCGGGCCTGGTTCGGGACGCGCTGGACTGGCCATGGAGTAGCTATCGGGCAACTCTGGGCTATAAGTCTAAGCTGAAGACGCTCCATGCAGATGCTGTTTTGGCGGTATTTGGTGGAACCCGGCGAGCAGCAGTACGACGATATGAGCGCTTTGTATCAGAAGGCAGGAATCAGCCCTCACCTTGGGGAGAGCTGAAGAATCAGGTCTATCTTGGTAGCGAGTCGTTCGTGAATGAGATGCAGAGCCATATCGAAAGGCCGGATGAACTGACTGAAGTGCCTGCCGCGCAGCGCCGCCCTACGGCACGTTCCTTGATGTTCTATGCTGAGACGGAAGGTTCTCGAGATGAAGCTATAGTCAGAGCGTATGCAAGCGGAGGGCATAGCATGAAGGAGATCGGTCAATTTTTCGGACTGCACTATTCCCGGATCAGTCGAATCATTGGAAAGGCAAATGGCAAGACCTGA
- a CDS encoding IS4 family transposase — protein MDAKQNRFQQQAIKRQLSRQDAIRFFNLLTSAELFDVLESSLPEHRERLFPPTETLAMFLSQVMQADRSCQRVVNEAAVARWLGGRKACSTSTGGYCKARQRLPLELVSSLARATGSLSNEKVPDSWHWQGRPVRIVDGTTVTLPDTPANQAVYPQQRSQKPGLGFPLCRIVAVTCLASGAVLNAAMGPYAGKGASEHTLFRSLLPGFNAGDILLGDGLYGSYVILADCLARGVDVVFAQNGARKLTTDFRKGKRLGHKDHLIRISKPCQRPDWMSLAHYQALPDDIALREVALGGKVLITTLYDPARAPRQALKALYRSRWQVELDIRHIKTTLGMEALSCKTPEMAEKELWVYLLAYNLVRLLMVPSAVLAKVLPRTLSFKHALQCWQAWYQQLLACHTSDDLTELFRLIGQQRVGNRPGRIEPRAVKRRPKPLPLLTRPRHEAQAWIRRHGHPPKQRPWNKAGSGGQKAGVK, from the coding sequence ATGGATGCTAAACAGAATCGATTTCAGCAGCAAGCGATCAAACGACAGTTGTCCCGCCAGGATGCCATCCGTTTTTTCAATCTGCTCACCTCTGCAGAACTCTTTGATGTACTGGAATCCTCATTGCCCGAGCACCGCGAGCGCCTCTTCCCGCCAACGGAAACCCTGGCGATGTTTCTGAGCCAGGTGATGCAAGCGGATCGCTCCTGTCAGCGAGTGGTCAATGAGGCTGCGGTGGCACGCTGGCTGGGAGGGCGCAAGGCGTGCAGTACGTCTACAGGCGGCTATTGCAAAGCTCGGCAGCGTTTACCACTGGAGCTGGTCTCATCTCTGGCACGCGCTACAGGATCGTTGAGCAACGAGAAAGTACCTGACAGCTGGCACTGGCAGGGGCGACCTGTTCGCATCGTTGACGGCACCACCGTGACTCTGCCGGATACACCCGCCAATCAAGCGGTTTATCCCCAGCAGCGCTCGCAGAAGCCCGGTCTGGGCTTCCCTCTCTGCCGCATTGTCGCCGTCACCTGTCTGGCCAGCGGTGCCGTACTGAATGCGGCAATGGGGCCTTATGCGGGTAAAGGCGCCAGCGAACACACCCTGTTCCGTTCGTTGCTGCCTGGCTTCAACGCTGGCGATATCCTCCTGGGGGATGGACTGTATGGCAGCTACGTGATTCTGGCGGACTGTCTGGCTCGTGGTGTGGATGTCGTGTTCGCACAAAATGGTGCTCGTAAGCTGACAACGGACTTCCGTAAGGGAAAGCGCCTGGGCCACAAGGATCATCTGATCCGAATTAGCAAACCTTGCCAGCGTCCGGACTGGATGAGTCTGGCGCACTATCAGGCACTGCCCGACGATATCGCCTTGCGTGAAGTGGCGCTGGGTGGAAAAGTGCTGATCACCACCTTGTATGATCCGGCGCGGGCGCCACGTCAGGCGCTGAAAGCGTTATATCGAAGCCGCTGGCAGGTAGAGCTGGATATCCGGCACATCAAAACCACTCTGGGGATGGAAGCCTTGAGCTGTAAAACACCGGAGATGGCGGAAAAGGAACTGTGGGTGTACCTTCTGGCCTATAATCTGGTCCGGCTTCTGATGGTGCCGTCCGCCGTGTTGGCGAAGGTATTGCCTCGTACGCTGAGCTTCAAACATGCTCTGCAATGCTGGCAGGCTTGGTACCAACAACTGCTCGCTTGCCATACCAGTGACGATTTAACGGAACTCTTTCGTCTGATTGGCCAGCAGCGGGTGGGGAACCGCCCAGGACGTATTGAACCCAGAGCGGTCAAGCGACGACCGAAACCGCTCCCGCTGTTAACGCGTCCCCGGCATGAGGCGCAGGCGTGGATACGTCGGCATGGGCATCCACCAAAGCAACGCCCATGGAATAAAGCAGGCTCCGGCGGGCAAAAGGCGGGGGTTAAGTAA
- a CDS encoding GFA family protein has translation MLLHGSCHCGAVHFSVESPHPYPYQRCYCSICRKTAGGGGYAINLSGRAETLSVEGAEHKSIYHAVIDGEPSPGERHFCRHCASALWVFDPRWPELVHPFASAIDTDLPIPPERVHLLLDSKANWVEVEAGKNDKCFDGYPEESIAEWHRRLGLADKEGPAPQRL, from the coding sequence ATGTTGCTTCACGGTTCCTGCCACTGCGGCGCGGTACATTTCAGCGTCGAGTCACCACACCCCTATCCCTATCAACGCTGCTATTGTTCCATCTGCCGCAAAACCGCCGGCGGCGGCGGCTATGCCATCAACCTCAGCGGTCGCGCCGAAACGCTCTCCGTGGAAGGCGCCGAGCATAAGAGCATCTACCATGCCGTCATCGATGGTGAACCCAGTCCTGGCGAACGGCACTTCTGCCGGCATTGCGCCAGCGCCCTGTGGGTATTCGATCCGCGCTGGCCGGAACTGGTCCACCCGTTCGCCTCGGCCATCGACACCGACCTGCCGATCCCGCCCGAACGGGTGCATCTGCTACTGGACAGCAAAGCCAACTGGGTGGAAGTGGAAGCCGGAAAGAACGACAAATGCTTTGACGGCTATCCGGAGGAGAGTATTGCCGAGTGGCATCGGAGGTTGGGGTTGGCGGATAAGGAGGGCCCTGCCCCCCAGCGCCTCTAA
- a CDS encoding HIRAN domain-containing protein, with the protein MEWIALILAMVLILALVFFTNWIIMLFRKKAKKIYHEAQIRAGGEFDIDVVGESHYQDNLEIVASESGRGRDDDLQAWVVPEPDNPHDKNACAIYIHDLKVGYLRRQNAKEFKELIKLLDLDKYSKVGVKARLVGGTNNKPSFGVILDMPALDSLD; encoded by the coding sequence ATGGAATGGATCGCCTTGATTTTAGCAATGGTCTTGATTTTAGCTCTAGTCTTTTTCACCAACTGGATAATCATGCTGTTCCGCAAAAAGGCCAAGAAAATTTACCATGAAGCCCAGATCAGAGCGGGCGGAGAATTTGACATTGATGTAGTTGGGGAGTCTCACTACCAAGACAATCTGGAAATAGTGGCCTCTGAGAGCGGTCGTGGACGGGATGATGACCTGCAAGCCTGGGTCGTGCCCGAGCCTGACAATCCACATGACAAAAATGCCTGCGCGATCTACATACATGATCTCAAGGTAGGGTACCTACGACGCCAGAACGCAAAGGAATTCAAGGAACTGATCAAACTGCTAGACCTGGACAAATACTCCAAAGTCGGCGTCAAAGCCAGGCTTGTCGGGGGGACCAATAACAAGCCCAGCTTTGGTGTCATTCTGGATATGCCAGCGCTGGATAGTCTGGATTAG